GTCATAAAGTGGCCGATGATATACCACTGTGGGTTTTGTAAGGCTGGACGTAACCACTCTGACTATCAATACCACAACTTTTGAGTCAACCAACCTTATATGCCTACTGCTATCCCACTACATGTGTGGCTGCCAGTAAGACTCCCCCCCTCTGGTATCAGTGCTGCTGCATTCAGGGTCTGCTCTTCTTCTACGACTGAGTGGTGAAGACTGAAATACATCTGCTTGATGCATTCACAAATAAAGggagaaaatgtaaacaaaacagaCTGTTTTATGGTAGAAATCTAGCCAAAAGCTGCATCAGCAGCACGAAAAAGAGAAAACCCACATCAGTGAATTTATTAAAGCAATCTGTTGGCTGAAACTAACACACATCTGGaatatattcataaaacaaTCACATTATGTTCATCAAATTACTTAATTCTTAGCTAAGTATTATGTTTTTCAATGAGTGGTCTGCGGTGGATTTCATTTATGCCAATGGGAAAAGTCTTTCATGTGGATTTGGAAAAGTACCTGATGAATATTGAAAGAAACTTTAAAGTGAGAATTTATTGGAGGGTTTTGCACACTTGAAAAAACATGTGTGAGCCAAGATGTGAGCCAAAAAGGAGCTTAAACTTATATTTCTAATAGTTATAACAAtacctttacttttttttgataGGAATCAATATCAGAGAATTGACAAATGTACAGAGACATCAACGTAAATATGATATAATCACTTTGatggatacatttttattcatcttttatgaaggaacaaaataaaatcttaatatCTTTAACAGCACAAAGCAGAAGCATTCAATATTTTACAGGGATGTTTTGTctactacacacacatttaaacatgaacatGCCACACAACTATTGGGGTTGTGAAGAAACTTTGGTCTTAACCACGTTTTAAACTCTCAGGAAACAGTTTTGTCCTCCATCACTAACATTAAAACCCTTTGAGGAAGGATTTATTTTAGGCCAGTTCGGACTAGAGGAACAATTACAGCCCCCCAAAACCCTTTCAATGTTCATCTGAGCATGTCAATACTGTTTTAGGTAAAACTTAAGATACTTTTCAACTATTGGCAGTTTTGGGTTATAAGTTGGATTTAAAtttcaatgttatttttttaaagttgactCTTTACTTCCATCTTTTTCTCATCCAGCAACTTGCTTAATGTGTGGTTCTGCATATCTGTCTTCTCATTGTTCGTTTCAACAATGACGActgtgatgataatgatgaccACGATCACCACCAACAGAAACACGAACAGCAACACtcctaaaataaagaaaaacaatgattaaTCTGTATCATTATCACCTCAGTACGGTGCATCTCCAGGtcaagaacatttaaatgaatcttaagcacatttaaatcaatcttCAACCCAGTCATCTTAGCAACTTATTCAGAGGGGAAACAAATGTGACCATACTCAAAATGTCCTCTAAAATCCCCCATGGTGCTTCATGATTCCAAACAGGAAATGGCCCTCCAAACTGAACTGGAGGCTTATAGCTGTAGGTgcccatatatggactgaggaggagtcaCGTAGTGACAGTgtgaagccccgccctaaagcaaaccctgctttatggtctgtttgactctaaatggagcatcatttactaaatgaacatcatgctgtattgaagaagacttgaaactagagattgagaccataaactcatgtttacaatgtttactgagggaataaatcaagagagaagtagagtcattttctcatagacttctatacaaccagaggagtcgccccccgatggacagtagagagaattcAGCTTTCAAACATGAAGCATTGACCTCACTCTGCATCTTCAGAAGCAGAGGTCACAGGTTGCAGCTGACAAATTGTAATTCTAACACATACCTTGGTTTTCACCTCCAAATAAGTggttaaatattgtatttaatgCTGCTTTATTAAAAACTTGTCCAATTGTCTAACAACATCGTTCTAGGTCTCTGTATAAGAGTCAAATTTTATTTCTACTGATAAGAATGATTGCCACAACTATGAAATTAGACCAAATTTCCATAAATACAGAAGACTGATGTATTAAATATGCAGTCtggtttatattatatatctcaATCTGTCTTTAAACCACAAAACTACTTTAAGTTGTGATGCTCTGTGTTACTATCCCTCCACTGCAGCTCATCAATAACATACAAATAGGGGGTTTGTACTGAAAAAACTGTAACTTcagaatgatttattttacttctgtTTGATCTGAAATCTTAGAAAGGTTAATGTAACACTTACTTATGGTCCAGAGTTTTCTTATCCGTGTAGGAACctgacagaaagaaacaaaataataagatCAATATTAATTAGTAATAATGAAACTGCATCATTTCAGAGGTGGACCACAGTAACAATCCCTTATCTCTACCAAAACATCACCTCACTCTGCATTGATTGTGTGTAAACCTGATTGTATTACATcggtaaaaaaagtaattaccaaTGAACTGAATCCAAGCAATGCCTCGACCTTCAACCAAGCGTCATCATTGAGGTTACAGTTCAGGAGGCTGTGCTCATGGAACAGACAATCCACAGTGAGTAAGACGTTCGGGTTGGCCACCTGTCTCCTGCTTTCAGCCACAACTTGTTCAGGATCGAAGGTGTGATGCATCACCACCAGAATCACTGGTTTACCATCTGTAAGCAGAGAGAGCACAACCAAATGAGTCAGAAACAACATGAAACGTAAGCGGGAAGACTTGACTTGTTTTTACTGCATCTGGAGCCGATAGCACGGGGTGACCAAGATGTAGCTCTGTAATTCAACTTCCTGTTGATTTTTTATATCTTTCCTATATTCTTTATCCTCATTTTCACATAAATTTACCTTGTAATTAAACAAAGTTTATTGCCAGTGTATTCTTGAACATAGGGATGTTTTTttgccacttgggggcagcagaacaagctTTAAACACAAAATCATATAACCACCTTTTAGAGTTGTCATGGTGAACTAGTCAGCAAACTACTGGCTCCAAGATCGTCAAATACCAACAATTAGTCACAGCTGTTGGTGTCTGATACCAACGCTTAAGGCACATTTTAGCATCTGTTTGGGACAACCGATTTAACttatgtaacatattttactcaTGTACACAACTTTAGAAAACTTACTaaatttaacccaaaccactatctttcctcaacctaaccaagtcattttgttgcctaGACCTAAGTGTCGCCAAGCGGTACCAGGTGCATTAAAAAGTGAGGCCAAGGGGTCCTGACTATGCATCCATACTTGTGGAGTTAGGATTGAGAACGAGTTGATATGTCCAGCTAGTCTCTGATGTCTGCTGTTTGGGACAAGACAGGTACAGTTGGCTTATCAGAgctcttttatttaaaacagccGCCGGCTGCATCTGGAAACAAGGTTTAAGAGTTGAGGTGTGGTGAGAGTAATTCTAAACAGTAAAGCTGAGATCTTTAAAACCAAAGTAAGGTTGTGTTGAGCCTTGGGGGCAACGGCTAAAAATAGGGGAATATAAAGTCTAATAAGAAGctgtacaaaacaaacaagttgtttttcGTACCAAAATAAGGAACTTTTCAACTGATTGGTCATATTTCCCTGAATACATTGGACTAGTCAGTGTGAAACTGGTGAACATTTCCTACCTTGAATGCCGTTCAGGGCCTCGCCGACGTCTGTTCCAACTCGTGAAACGACGGGACAGAAAACCACGATGAAGTCACTTTCTCCAGGAGAGTCAACCTGTCTTTTGCCAATGCCTTTCAGTTTGCCAACAAACTCTTGATGAGCCCCGTTAGTTTTTCCTGCCAAGTGGACAAAGAATTTCTTCCCCGGCactaaagagacaaaaatatgtttgagttATTATTGAGCTTGACATAGTTTCATACAGAATCTTGTTAAAAATATTTAGCCAGATTCAGCATAAATTGACAGAGAAGAATGTCCGAGTCATTATTGAGCTTTACAAAGTTTTATagaaaatcttgtttttaaagatcttCATCACTTTCCTAAACAGCTTAAAAGAAGGGATGGGCGATACCAAACTTTTACGATTTGATATGATACCCATActtttattacaattttaacAATACCGATactgattttttaaatgatgacgATCGGTTTTACCTCCAATTTCAGAGGTTATGCGCATGCGTTAGCATTGTGTAGCCTAGTTTGTAATCGTCCACTCCACACTTTTTATCCAGTTTTAACCACATTTACACTACACTTTTTTGGTTCCTGGTTGTATAAACCATATGTTTTAAATAAGGCGTACGTACTAAACCTTGATATCCTCTGTTTAACTGAAACTTGGTAAAAACACCTGCACTACTACTACATCAACTTCCCCGCCCATAACCGCGGTCACATCCTGGACCTGGTCTGCTCCACCGGAATCACCATCAACCATCTTTCCAGCTCTGACCTCACCATCTCTGACCACCTAGCCATCATCATGGACATCGTCATTCCCATCCAAGAACCCAAACCCACGCGTACCATCACTCTCCGTAATATCAAGTCTGTCCGTCCCTCATCCCTGTCAGCCTGTCTCACTGAAAAATTCCCCATCCTAACCCCGTCTTTTAACCCCTCCCCCACAGACCTGGTCAACCTCTACAATAACACACTATCCTCCTGCCTTGATCAATTTGCCCCTCACAAAACCAGAACTGTTTCTTTCACCCAGAGTGATAACTCTgacttttaaatgttgaaacagattaacagcaataaataatgttgcatgtttaaatatatcTGTGTTTCCTACCATGGGAAATCATTGATAATAATTATTGTGAGGAATCAATAACATTGACATGTGTCTCTTCacgtatattattattattaaaaggtgATCTGTGCAACTTTATGTTATTCAGGAAGTTTGTATCAAACAAGTAACCCTTCGTACTACTCAGTACCCTTGAAGTGGTTCTCAGTCTCAAAAAGGTTGGTGACCCCTGCTAGACACTGTTCATTTAAGTAAtagtactaatactattcctcgtagcacttattgcattcgtattagttgttgcacttactgtattcgtatcagttcgctgcacttattgaattcgtattcgtttactgcacttatcctgttcgtagtagtttgtagcacttattatattcgtattagtctgttgcaattattgttttcgtagtaatttgcctctgcactatacttttgctctggtttatgctttaagatgcttgtttaagaaaggagatgcacttatgacttctggtgactagtagttctcttgaatacctatgttgaatacacttcctgtaagtcgctttggataaaagcgtctgctaaatgactgtaatgtaatgtaatgtaataccaTACGGTGAAAATACTCAATAAGTAAAAGTTTTGTGTTCAAAACCTTACTTAAATAAAGGTATTCAAGTATTAGCAGTGAAATATACTGTAAGTTTCAAAAGAGAAAGTAGTCATTGTGCAGCAAAATGGTCTCTGTCATtgttttactattaatattactgctgcatttacACTTAATACTTCCGTTTGTGAGAAACCTCCGATTGCAAAATCACCTTGAAATTGTACCtaagtacagtaaaagtacagtacttgagtaaatgtaaatgtcttatTTACATTCTACTACTGAGTTACTtaatttatagaaataaaaaaaataagaaaggtTACCAGTTCCAGCCGTCTCTGCCCGATCCATGTCTCTGAGGAGGAAAcagtgaaacagagagaaagctTAATtcaacacagtttaaaaatatatatatatatatattatatatatatataatataaatatataaacaaaccaGGCTTAGGTGTAAATGTATCACAAACTCTTTTGTCAAAGCTGCTCTGCACAAGCTTGACCCAGCCCAACAGACGCAGATAAGTTACATTAGAGGTCTAAAACCTATAATCTTGAATGTTAATCAGACACATGGTGGAGATTCAGCAGTTCACAGCCTCGCACGGTatatttaaaacctttattagTGGTTTACTTACGATATAGACTGGTAATTTGTCGAAAATGGATCTTGCATTCCCGAGGAAAATAACGGCTCACTCGTCAGTGGGGAACTTTCACTTTCGTTTTATACAAGCTGAGTCCTCTGACGCAGCtaaatttatattatttatattattataaaataatataaacacaaaGCATAATATATCACATAAACGtgatatattataaaataatataagtaTAGAGCAgtttgtataatatataattcatattatcaaataatataaatataaagcagtttata
This window of the Anoplopoma fimbria isolate UVic2021 breed Golden Eagle Sablefish chromosome 18, Afim_UVic_2022, whole genome shotgun sequence genome carries:
- the LOC129106779 gene encoding uncharacterized protein LOC129106779 produces the protein MQDPFSTNYQSISDMDRAETAGTVPGKKFFVHLAGKTNGAHQEFVGKLKGIGKRQVDSPGESDFIVVFCPVVSRVGTDVGEALNGIQDGKPVILVVMHHTFDPEQVVAESRRQVANPNVLLTVDCLFHEHSLLNCNLNDDAWLKVEALLGFSSLVPTRIRKLWTIRVLLFVFLLVVIVVIIIITVVIVETNNEKTDMQNHTLSKLLDEKKMEVKSQL